A DNA window from Paenibacillus sp. HWE-109 contains the following coding sequences:
- a CDS encoding PhnE/PtxC family ABC transporter permease produces MELHEIAKKTIDGTRGPKGFPDKHIKAKPFSHAALVIQLTLGMLAALSIYGFATFDYKNINLLDSIQSTAVTIKTMFLEPHLKHFTFGEALMQVIITLGLAFLTTLFGAVIALFLALLAARNLSTGTASIIIKAGVTFIRAVPTVLWVLIFAVAAGLGSVAAVIGMTFHSVSYLVKAYSESFEELDKGVIEALKASGATWWQIVFQAVIPSSVTYLISWTFTRFEINFAVAVAMGAAAGAGGIGFDMFMASGFYYDVREVGVVTYFILFFAVLLEILATRIKKKLRAKV; encoded by the coding sequence ATGGAACTCCATGAAATTGCCAAAAAAACCATTGACGGAACCAGAGGGCCGAAGGGGTTTCCAGATAAACACATTAAGGCTAAACCTTTCAGCCATGCCGCGCTTGTGATTCAGCTTACCTTAGGTATGCTGGCAGCTTTGAGCATATATGGGTTTGCAACTTTTGACTATAAGAATATAAATCTGCTGGACAGCATCCAATCAACCGCGGTGACGATCAAAACGATGTTCTTGGAACCCCATTTGAAGCACTTTACATTCGGGGAAGCCCTTATGCAAGTTATCATCACATTAGGTTTGGCTTTTCTTACCACGCTGTTCGGTGCTGTCATTGCCTTGTTTCTAGCTTTATTGGCGGCACGCAATCTATCTACAGGCACAGCTTCGATTATCATTAAAGCGGGCGTAACTTTCATCAGAGCTGTTCCTACTGTATTATGGGTACTGATTTTTGCCGTTGCTGCTGGACTGGGAAGTGTTGCGGCAGTTATTGGCATGACCTTCCATTCTGTAAGCTATTTGGTCAAAGCTTATTCGGAGTCGTTCGAAGAACTAGACAAGGGGGTAATTGAAGCGCTGAAAGCTAGCGGTGCTACTTGGTGGCAGATTGTGTTTCAAGCTGTCATTCCTTCGTCTGTTACGTATTTGATATCATGGACATTCACGCGCTTTGAGATCAACTTTGCTGTTGCTGTTGCTATGGGAGCGGCAGCCGGCGCAGGTGGAATCGGGTTTGATATGTTTATGGCTAGTGGTTTTTATTATGACGTTAGAGAAGTCGGGGTTGTTACCTATTTTATTCTCTTCTTTGCTGTTCTGTTGGAAATTCTGGCCACAAGAATTAAGAAGAAGCTTAGAGCGAAGGTGTAG
- a CDS encoding helix-turn-helix transcriptional regulator has product MLCLELSIPPLPVLVMINKVNFPKSYSHLDRVFHLYDIIIVRRGTLYMTEDGIPYEISENQMLVLEPGKRHYSHIACQQDTLVYYLHVQHPPAQHLVPAEEIRWHAILPISTYKDHEPQEHVIYLPKFKELNTGQLWSLLDDLIELHNRSELEKMLPLQIMFGQLLIMLQNFAKSSHNQSSRQLCDDIIAYLGEQSEKPFRLEEMAKALHFSIDYISKCLKKHTGLTPLQYMNRIRIQKARNLLEHSDLSLREISLKVGIPDMNYFFRLFRKHVGMPPAKYRSSLYAETAECPPPRTNTAPPDKV; this is encoded by the coding sequence ATGCTATGTCTCGAGCTTTCTATACCGCCCCTTCCTGTTTTGGTCATGATCAATAAAGTGAATTTCCCTAAGTCATACAGTCATCTTGATCGGGTTTTCCATCTATACGATATCATTATCGTACGCAGAGGTACTTTGTATATGACAGAAGACGGGATTCCCTACGAAATCAGCGAAAATCAGATGTTGGTCTTAGAACCAGGCAAACGTCACTACAGCCATATAGCTTGCCAGCAAGACACGCTGGTCTACTATTTGCATGTCCAACACCCACCAGCCCAGCATCTGGTTCCCGCCGAGGAAATCCGTTGGCATGCCATTCTCCCCATCAGCACCTATAAGGACCACGAACCGCAAGAACATGTCATCTACCTGCCCAAATTCAAGGAACTTAACACAGGGCAACTATGGTCTCTCTTGGACGACCTTATTGAGCTTCACAATCGTTCCGAACTTGAGAAGATGCTCCCGCTTCAAATTATGTTCGGGCAGCTCCTCATCATGCTTCAGAATTTCGCCAAGTCTTCCCACAATCAATCGAGCAGGCAGCTCTGCGACGACATCATCGCCTATCTGGGTGAACAAAGCGAAAAGCCATTTCGGCTTGAAGAAATGGCGAAGGCATTGCATTTTTCGATTGATTATATATCCAAATGCTTAAAGAAACATACCGGCTTAACGCCGCTCCAATATATGAATAGAATTCGCATCCAGAAGGCGCGAAATCTGCTGGAGCACTCCGACCTTTCCTTGCGGGAAATCAGCCTCAAAGTCGGCATCCCCGACATGAATTATTTCTTCCGGCTGTTTCGCAAGCACGTAGGGATGCCTCCTGCCAAATACCGCTCCTCCCTGTATGCGGAAACTGCTGAGTGTCCTCCCCCGCGCACAAACACGGCTCCACCGGATAAAGTGTGA
- a CDS encoding glycoside hydrolase family protein, whose translation MTKNLYEKLLPAPRNGGFQMTDYWVWCGSVVQGEDGQFHMFASRWPKHLPMHPGWLVHSEVVRAVAAAPEGPYEFAEVVLPARGAEYWDGRSTHNPHIVKHADKYLLYYMGTTYPFPDVLPGEAYGLDDPRCIVARANKRIGLAIADHVEGPWERLDSPILGVRPGKFDSYLTSNPAPCVHEDGSVLLIYKSRAYKGHTYSDMALGAARADHYRGPYRVLSEEPLFPPADVHLEDPFIWQTENGYAMIAKDMKGNVGGERHGGIQAYSSDGLNWHIAAHPKAYSRLITWNDGTIKQMGNFERPFLLFQEGRPTHLFAATADGEGNFGGRNTWNMVIPIGD comes from the coding sequence ATGACCAAAAACTTATACGAAAAATTGCTGCCAGCTCCCCGAAATGGCGGATTCCAGATGACAGACTACTGGGTCTGGTGCGGTTCGGTTGTGCAGGGTGAGGACGGACAATTCCACATGTTTGCCTCGCGTTGGCCCAAACATCTTCCCATGCATCCTGGATGGCTCGTCCATTCAGAGGTCGTGCGGGCCGTTGCCGCTGCGCCGGAAGGGCCGTATGAATTTGCGGAAGTTGTTCTTCCGGCAAGAGGAGCCGAGTATTGGGATGGCCGCAGTACGCATAACCCTCATATTGTAAAGCACGCTGATAAATATCTTCTCTACTATATGGGGACAACTTATCCGTTTCCTGACGTCTTGCCAGGCGAAGCGTATGGGCTGGATGATCCGCGCTGCATAGTTGCCAGAGCAAACAAACGGATCGGGCTGGCTATTGCGGATCATGTTGAAGGCCCTTGGGAGAGGCTTGATTCTCCAATCCTAGGCGTTCGCCCTGGCAAATTTGACAGCTATCTAACGTCGAATCCGGCTCCATGCGTGCATGAAGACGGTTCCGTGCTGCTGATTTACAAATCCAGAGCCTACAAAGGCCATACATATAGTGATATGGCACTTGGGGCGGCACGGGCGGATCATTACAGGGGACCCTACCGCGTGTTGAGCGAGGAGCCGTTGTTTCCTCCGGCGGATGTGCATCTGGAAGATCCGTTCATCTGGCAGACAGAGAACGGTTACGCGATGATCGCCAAAGACATGAAAGGGAACGTCGGCGGTGAACGGCATGGCGGCATTCAAGCCTATTCCTCTGATGGTTTGAATTGGCACATCGCCGCTCATCCTAAGGCTTATTCGAGACTTATTACCTGGAACGATGGCACGATTAAACAGATGGGCAATTTTGAAAGGCCGTTTCTGCTTTTTCAAGAGGGCAGACCGACTCATTTGTTCGCCGCTACGGCAGATGGGGAAGGCAACTTCGGAGGCCGGAACACATGGAACATGGTGATACCGATTGGTGATTAG
- a CDS encoding IS3 family transposase — translation MASSTYYDRHKVMRSSLKRPSAPGRGRPATLHSKTHTGQIVSNAQIEEWLLELVSGEEHSYGYVLLTECLRVQHSLVINKKKVYRLCQKLGILNPQRRKKIHYPRRLARNHTINASNQLWQLDIKYGYVAGYDQFFYLADIIDVFDRSIVGYHLGSSCEAKHVCQAVKDALRSRIASGASKPIIRTDNGPQFISKAFGDMCEDETMIHERIPPKTPNKNAYIESFHATLERDLLRKESFETFEEAYRAIHTYMDFYNNRRMHRSLGKRSPAAFMRWVEKASMDTSSYVLAI, via the coding sequence GTGGCTTCTTCGACCTACTACGACCGTCACAAAGTTATGCGTTCTTCGCTAAAGCGCCCTTCAGCACCTGGAAGGGGGCGTCCAGCCACACTTCACTCGAAGACGCATACGGGTCAAATCGTAAGCAATGCCCAGATTGAGGAATGGCTGTTAGAGCTAGTTTCGGGTGAGGAGCATAGTTATGGTTACGTTCTACTGACGGAGTGTTTGCGCGTTCAACATAGCCTTGTAATCAACAAAAAGAAAGTGTATCGGTTATGTCAGAAGCTCGGTATTTTAAATCCGCAGCGGCGCAAAAAGATTCATTATCCGAGACGTTTAGCCCGCAATCATACCATTAACGCGTCCAACCAACTATGGCAATTAGACATCAAATATGGGTACGTAGCAGGCTATGATCAATTCTTTTATCTCGCGGATATTATCGATGTATTTGATCGAAGCATCGTCGGCTATCATCTTGGATCCAGCTGCGAAGCTAAGCATGTTTGCCAAGCGGTTAAAGACGCTCTACGTTCACGCATAGCATCAGGTGCAAGCAAGCCGATTATTCGCACAGACAACGGTCCTCAGTTTATTAGCAAGGCTTTTGGAGACATGTGTGAGGATGAAACGATGATTCACGAGCGGATTCCACCCAAAACGCCCAATAAAAATGCCTATATCGAATCATTCCATGCCACATTAGAGCGTGACTTATTGAGGAAAGAAAGCTTTGAAACGTTTGAAGAAGCTTATCGAGCTATTCATACGTACATGGATTTTTATAATAATCGTCGCATGCATAGAAGCCTCGGTAAACGATCGCCAGCCGCATTTATGAGGTGGGTAGAAAAAGCATCGATGGATACGTCCAGCTATGTGCTCGCCATTTAA
- a CDS encoding transposase — MQQRNKVFEEVRFKVAQEALGGIKTGVLSRRYDVSPKTIRNWVKEYQETFGDDALPTLDERMAESKRLAELEEKYACALKALGEKELENNILRELVKKSSPASKINSTLPKRSSSRDIP; from the coding sequence GTGCAACAACGTAACAAGGTGTTTGAAGAAGTGCGTTTCAAGGTAGCTCAAGAAGCGCTTGGTGGAATTAAGACGGGTGTTCTTTCGCGAAGATATGATGTATCGCCAAAAACCATCCGTAACTGGGTAAAGGAATATCAAGAGACCTTTGGGGATGATGCGTTACCAACATTAGATGAACGTATGGCTGAATCCAAGCGCCTAGCTGAACTGGAAGAAAAATATGCTTGTGCGCTAAAAGCACTCGGAGAGAAAGAGTTGGAAAACAATATTCTGAGAGAACTTGTAAAAAAGTCCAGCCCTGCCTCGAAGATAAACTCAACATTGCCCAAACGTTCATCGAGCAGGGACATCCCATAA
- a CDS encoding TrmB family transcriptional regulator — MKIEIIKMLQDLNFTEYEAKAYLALLDKSPLSGYAISLNSGVPRSKIYEVLSGMVERGEVMVSHEDPSLYTPLPPQELMRLKKSKIDSSFEAAETALAHYSYVSLNRENIWNITGFDAILSRASEAINRATGRVLLEIWTEEAKLLEPELRRAAERGVEILIVVYGELQFDFAQVYPHDSSEEITREYGGRWIVASIDDREVVAGIVSLGTDSRAAWTMHPGLVMPITEVIIHDLYIYEIMHVHRETLEQTFGPNLIELRKRYNFGPAGYSMAVKLGFH, encoded by the coding sequence ATGAAAATAGAAATCATTAAGATGTTGCAGGATTTGAATTTTACCGAATATGAAGCCAAAGCGTACCTTGCGCTCCTAGATAAATCTCCTTTATCAGGGTATGCGATTTCATTGAACTCGGGTGTCCCTCGTTCCAAAATCTATGAAGTGCTAAGCGGAATGGTGGAGCGCGGCGAAGTTATGGTCAGTCACGAAGATCCTTCGTTATACACGCCACTGCCGCCGCAAGAGCTGATGCGGCTGAAGAAAAGCAAAATCGACTCCTCCTTCGAAGCAGCTGAGACAGCGCTCGCCCATTACTCGTATGTCTCCTTAAATCGGGAAAACATTTGGAATATCACTGGGTTTGATGCCATTCTAAGCCGGGCGTCGGAAGCGATCAATCGGGCTACTGGTCGTGTCTTGCTTGAAATCTGGACAGAAGAAGCCAAACTGTTGGAGCCGGAACTGCGCAGGGCTGCGGAACGAGGCGTCGAAATTCTGATCGTCGTTTATGGAGAACTGCAGTTCGATTTTGCGCAAGTGTACCCGCACGATTCGAGTGAAGAGATTACACGGGAATACGGCGGACGTTGGATTGTGGCGAGCATAGACGACCGCGAAGTGGTTGCCGGTATCGTTTCTCTTGGAACGGACAGCCGCGCCGCTTGGACCATGCACCCAGGTCTCGTCATGCCGATCACGGAGGTCATTATCCATGACCTCTACATCTATGAGATTATGCACGTGCACCGTGAAACGCTGGAACAAACATTCGGTCCCAACCTAATCGAACTGCGCAAAAGGTATAACTTCGGTCCGGCTGGCTACAGCATGGCGGTGAAGCTCGGCTTTCATTAG
- a CDS encoding DMT family transporter, with the protein MDATKEIQKVRLTKAQTSSSLYLIAVIIAILLWSTSFVGTKIAYNSFPPLTLGAARFVIASIILGAIMLSRKEFIRPAPKDLGLMALSGILGTTLYFALENIGLEQTTASSAALIVASYPAITALLEFIFYRVRISWLKGLGIVMAVVGVYQISGGSLGGSSGQLKGNLILILAGVVFAAYNFTTRKVVKNYSMVTVSFYQTIAGTLAFIPLALIERSRWQVPSTESLWMLLYLGVFCSVTAFMLYNYGLRKLSSGTAMALMNLVPLFGVLFSTVFLHEVLHIFDLIGGLIIIVGVILSVRD; encoded by the coding sequence ATGGATGCAACGAAAGAGATCCAAAAGGTACGATTAACCAAGGCGCAAACAAGCAGCAGTCTTTATCTAATCGCTGTCATTATCGCTATTTTGCTATGGAGCACCTCGTTTGTTGGGACTAAGATTGCCTACAATTCCTTTCCTCCTCTTACATTGGGGGCGGCCCGTTTTGTAATTGCATCGATTATTTTAGGCGCGATTATGCTGTCTAGAAAAGAATTTATAAGGCCTGCACCTAAGGATCTGGGATTGATGGCACTGAGCGGAATTCTGGGAACGACTCTTTATTTTGCGCTGGAGAATATCGGACTTGAGCAGACAACCGCATCGAGCGCTGCGCTGATTGTCGCTTCTTACCCTGCCATAACAGCGCTGCTTGAGTTCATTTTTTATCGCGTGAGAATTTCCTGGCTGAAGGGACTCGGGATTGTTATGGCCGTAGTCGGCGTGTATCAGATTTCTGGCGGCAGTTTAGGGGGGAGTTCAGGACAGCTGAAGGGCAACCTCATTCTAATTCTGGCGGGCGTTGTGTTCGCAGCTTATAATTTTACCACACGTAAAGTTGTCAAAAATTATTCAATGGTAACCGTTTCGTTCTATCAGACGATCGCAGGAACACTTGCATTCATTCCGCTTGCGCTAATTGAAAGGTCAAGATGGCAGGTGCCTAGCACAGAGTCTCTCTGGATGCTGCTTTATCTGGGAGTATTCTGCTCTGTAACAGCTTTTATGCTTTATAATTATGGACTGAGGAAGCTCAGTTCAGGTACTGCTATGGCGTTGATGAACCTTGTCCCTCTCTTTGGCGTGCTATTCTCAACCGTATTCCTGCATGAAGTCTTACATATATTTGATCTGATCGGTGGACTGATCATTATTGTTGGGGTTATTTTGAGTGTGAGGGACTAG
- a CDS encoding nucleotidyltransferase domain-containing protein — MTEQIEKSGIRGHHKKAIINLVNRLQQDSDYLAVIITGSVAKGLAREDSDIDCYLVVKDEIFQDRKQRDRLFYYAEDGCDYKGGYYDGKIINSDFLQAAVEKGSEPTRASFEGAIVAFSRIPNLDELVSRISVYPEDRRESNFKDFFAQVELYGGYFADRALALNNAYLLSQAVSQVALFAGRLILAYNRTLFPCHKSMMSSLERVPEKPKSYVQLQNEMLARPNKETISTFVECVRSFHDWGITPNESVSRFIVNNEWNWLEGEPPLSDR, encoded by the coding sequence ATGACTGAGCAAATTGAGAAAAGTGGAATCAGAGGACATCACAAGAAAGCAATCATCAACCTAGTGAATCGTTTACAACAGGATTCGGATTATTTGGCTGTGATTATTACGGGCTCTGTGGCTAAAGGATTAGCACGTGAGGATTCAGATATTGACTGTTATTTGGTTGTAAAAGATGAGATATTCCAGGACCGGAAACAGCGGGATCGTTTGTTTTATTATGCAGAAGATGGCTGCGATTACAAGGGGGGTTATTATGACGGGAAAATTATCAATTCTGATTTCCTGCAGGCAGCGGTAGAAAAGGGGAGTGAGCCGACACGCGCCTCTTTTGAAGGAGCGATCGTCGCCTTTTCTCGAATACCAAACTTGGACGAACTTGTCAGTCGTATATCCGTGTATCCGGAAGATCGGCGGGAGAGTAACTTTAAGGACTTCTTTGCTCAAGTGGAGTTGTACGGAGGATATTTCGCTGATCGAGCGTTAGCCTTGAATAACGCATACTTATTATCGCAAGCGGTTAGTCAAGTTGCATTATTTGCAGGACGATTGATTCTTGCTTATAATAGAACACTCTTTCCCTGCCATAAATCAATGATGAGTTCGTTGGAGAGGGTACCTGAAAAACCAAAATCATATGTGCAATTGCAGAATGAGATGCTTGCTAGGCCAAACAAAGAAACAATCAGCACATTCGTTGAGTGCGTTCGTTCCTTCCACGATTGGGGAATTACGCCGAATGAATCAGTCAGCCGCTTTATCGTGAACAACGAATGGAATTGGTTGGAAGGTGAACCTCCCCTCAGTGACCGCTAG
- a CDS encoding D-2-hydroxyacid dehydrogenase family protein: MMKLRCAILDDYQQVALTAADWSRISDKVEVKSIDRHIDQPSELVEQISDCEIVVIMRERTPFRAALLAQLPRLKLLITTGMRNASIDMTAAASQGVIVCGTGGAGNATAELTWALLLGLARNIVQEHNAIRSGQWQSTIGTDLYGKKLGVLGLGKLGSKIAKFGQAFGMDVMAWSQNLTKERADEVGVRLAASKEELLENSDFVSIHLVLSDRTRGLIGAVELKRMRPSSYLINTSRAPIVDQAALAEALQNGWIAGAAVDVFEVEPLPKDDIYRSLPNLLTTPHIGYVSKANYEAFYTDVVGNIEAYLSGSPVRTLS, translated from the coding sequence ATGATGAAGCTTCGCTGTGCCATTCTAGACGACTACCAGCAAGTGGCGTTGACTGCCGCGGATTGGTCCCGGATTTCGGACAAGGTGGAAGTCAAGAGTATTGATCGGCATATCGATCAACCGAGTGAACTGGTTGAACAGATTTCCGACTGTGAGATTGTAGTGATTATGCGTGAACGGACTCCTTTCCGTGCAGCGCTTCTTGCTCAGCTTCCCCGCTTGAAGCTGCTAATTACTACAGGCATGCGCAATGCGTCGATCGACATGACCGCAGCCGCTTCGCAAGGCGTTATCGTTTGCGGCACGGGAGGCGCAGGCAACGCAACCGCCGAGCTCACGTGGGCTTTGTTATTGGGGCTAGCCCGCAACATTGTGCAGGAGCACAACGCGATCCGCAGCGGTCAGTGGCAAAGTACGATTGGAACGGATTTGTATGGGAAGAAGCTTGGCGTACTTGGACTCGGCAAACTGGGCAGCAAAATCGCTAAATTCGGACAAGCGTTCGGCATGGACGTCATGGCGTGGAGCCAGAATTTAACGAAAGAGCGAGCGGACGAAGTTGGCGTGCGATTAGCAGCCTCCAAGGAAGAACTTCTGGAGAACAGCGACTTTGTGTCCATTCATCTTGTATTAAGCGACCGGACAAGAGGGTTAATTGGCGCCGTAGAGCTCAAACGTATGCGTCCTTCGTCATACCTGATCAATACGTCCCGCGCTCCAATCGTGGATCAGGCTGCACTTGCTGAAGCTTTGCAGAACGGCTGGATCGCTGGCGCCGCGGTAGATGTTTTCGAGGTGGAACCGCTGCCTAAGGACGATATCTACCGGTCGCTTCCGAATCTTCTTACTACGCCGCATATTGGCTATGTATCGAAAGCGAATTATGAAGCTTTTTATACAGATGTAGTTGGAAATATTGAAGCTTATTTATCCGGAAGTCCGGTTCGAACGCTTTCTTGA
- a CDS encoding ArsR/SmtB family transcription factor: protein MDKLFKALADGTRRELLDLLFANNGQSLGELCKQMTMSRQAVTKHLLLLEEANLVTIVWQGREKLHYLNPVPIGEIYERWIGKFERHRIEALNTLKQALEEDTNHE, encoded by the coding sequence ATGGATAAACTCTTTAAAGCACTTGCTGATGGCACACGCAGAGAATTGCTCGACCTCTTGTTCGCGAATAACGGACAATCCTTAGGAGAACTTTGTAAACAAATGACAATGAGTCGTCAAGCTGTTACGAAGCACCTTTTGCTGCTGGAAGAGGCAAATTTAGTTACTATCGTTTGGCAAGGCCGTGAAAAGCTGCATTATCTTAACCCGGTACCTATCGGGGAAATTTATGAGCGCTGGATCGGCAAGTTTGAGCGTCACCGGATCGAGGCATTAAACACACTAAAGCAAGCCTTAGAGGAGGATACTAATCATGAATAA
- a CDS encoding SRPBCC family protein gives MNKTSFAYTTYIATTPEKLWAALTTSEFTKQYFFGREIVSDWQVGSSFKLMNKDKVEHYGEVLVYEPYRLLTISWSVKDVEVERMSTVTYELTPMDATVKLSLRHEELLDKDIRKDEGKIEGFNNGWPVILSNLKSLLETGQTLAAF, from the coding sequence ATGAATAAAACTTCATTCGCGTATACGACTTACATCGCAACTACACCCGAGAAACTTTGGGCAGCGCTAACTACCAGTGAATTCACCAAGCAGTATTTTTTCGGTCGTGAAATCGTCTCGGATTGGCAAGTTGGATCTAGCTTTAAATTGATGAATAAAGATAAAGTTGAACATTATGGTGAAGTTCTTGTCTATGAGCCGTATCGATTACTAACCATTTCCTGGAGCGTTAAGGACGTTGAAGTAGAGCGAATGTCTACGGTTACTTATGAATTAACACCCATGGACGCTACTGTAAAACTGTCGCTCCGACACGAGGAATTATTAGACAAGGATATTCGTAAAGATGAAGGCAAGATTGAAGGATTTAATAATGGCTGGCCTGTTATTCTAAGCAATTTAAAGAGCCTGCTTGAAACAGGCCAAACTCTGGCTGCTTTTTAA